A section of the Leptospira kobayashii genome encodes:
- a CDS encoding type I restriction-modification system subunit M → MTSAQQRAALQSQIWKIANEVRGAVDGWDFKQYVLGALFYRFISENFTSHMEGDDESIQYAKLTDKNITPAIKEDAIKTKGYFIYPSQLFANIVAEADKNENLNTELAAIFKAIEASAIGYPSEDDIKGLFADFDTTSNRLGNTVKDKNSRLSAVLRGVAGLDFGDFHGSQIDLFGDAYEFLISNYAANAGKSGGEFFTPQHVSKLIARLAMHKQTSVNKIYDPACGSGSLLLQAKKHFDEHIIEEGFFGQEINHTTYNLARMNMFLHNINYDKFNIQLGNTLTDPHFGKEKPFDAIVSNPPYSINWIGSDDPTLINDERFAPAGVLAPKSKADFAFVLHALSYLSSKGRAAIVCFPGIFYRGGAEQKIRQYLVDHNFIETVISLAPNLFYGTTIAVNILVLSKHKNDTTTQFIDASGLFKKETNNNILTEEHIEQMMQVFDNKADLPHFAKSVQNEKIAENDYNLSVSNYVETKDNREVIDITKLNAEIKTTVAKNDQLRAEIDVIVAEIEG, encoded by the coding sequence ATGACAAGTGCTCAACAACGCGCCGCACTACAAAGCCAAATCTGGAAAATCGCCAATGAAGTCAGAGGTGCCGTGGATGGCTGGGATTTTAAACAGTATGTCCTGGGTGCCTTATTTTACCGTTTTATCAGCGAGAACTTCACCAGTCATATGGAAGGTGATGACGAAAGCATTCAATATGCAAAATTGACAGATAAAAACATTACTCCTGCCATCAAAGAAGATGCGATCAAAACAAAAGGTTACTTTATTTATCCAAGCCAACTCTTTGCCAATATCGTTGCAGAGGCTGATAAAAACGAAAACCTAAATACTGAACTCGCAGCGATCTTTAAAGCGATTGAAGCTTCGGCCATTGGTTATCCTTCTGAAGACGACATCAAAGGTTTATTTGCCGATTTTGATACGACGAGTAACCGTCTTGGAAACACAGTCAAAGATAAAAATAGTCGCCTATCTGCTGTTCTAAGAGGCGTAGCAGGATTAGACTTTGGAGATTTTCACGGCAGTCAAATTGATCTATTTGGTGATGCGTATGAGTTTCTCATTTCAAACTATGCAGCCAATGCGGGTAAATCTGGGGGTGAGTTCTTTACTCCCCAACATGTATCCAAATTGATCGCACGACTTGCGATGCACAAACAAACAAGTGTGAATAAAATTTATGATCCTGCTTGCGGCTCTGGTTCTCTTCTGCTACAGGCAAAAAAACATTTTGATGAACATATCATTGAAGAAGGTTTTTTTGGTCAGGAAATCAACCATACAACGTATAACTTAGCACGGATGAACATGTTTTTACACAACATCAATTATGATAAGTTTAATATCCAACTAGGGAATACTTTGACAGATCCTCATTTTGGAAAAGAAAAACCATTTGATGCCATCGTCTCCAACCCACCCTATTCGATTAATTGGATTGGTAGTGATGACCCTACTCTCATCAACGACGAACGATTTGCTCCTGCCGGGGTTCTTGCACCAAAATCAAAGGCAGACTTTGCTTTTGTTCTCCATGCACTTAGTTATTTGTCGAGTAAAGGCCGTGCGGCCATTGTTTGTTTTCCTGGTATTTTTTACCGTGGTGGTGCTGAACAGAAAATACGCCAATACCTGGTGGATCACAACTTTATTGAGACTGTGATTTCGCTTGCACCGAACTTGTTTTATGGTACTACCATTGCAGTAAACATTCTTGTTCTTTCGAAACATAAAAACGATACTACCACCCAGTTTATCGATGCAAGTGGATTGTTTAAAAAAGAAACCAATAATAACATCCTTACAGAAGAACATATCGAACAAATGATGCAGGTGTTTGATAACAAAGCTGATCTTCCGCATTTTGCAAAGTCTGTTCAAAATGAAAAGATCGCTGAAAATGATTATAATCTTTCAGTCAGTAACTATGTCGAAACCAAAGACAATCGAGAAGTGATAGATATCACTAAACTCAATGCAGAGATTAAAACCACTGTTGCAAAAAATGACCAGCTTCGTGCGGAAATTGATGTGATTGTAGCGGAAATTGAAGGATGA
- a CDS encoding rod shape-determining protein, protein MIFDNLYGLFSNDMGIDLGTANTLVHVKGQGIVLSEPSVVAVQASTGRVLAVGQEAKRMLGRTPGDIVAIRPMKDGVIADFETVEKMIRYFIAKVHNRTTFVKPRIVIGVPSGITEVERRAVRESAEQAGAREIFLIEEALAAAIGANIPIHEPAGNMIVDIGGGTTEIAVISLGGMVIAESIRTGGDEFDEAIVKYLRNQYNLVVGERTAEDIKLTIGNAFADKRVDTMEVKGRDAISGLPRTLELDSNEIRKALKEPTDEILDGIKSVLERTPPELAADIVERGIVLTGGGCLLRGLEHYLTKETGVPVFRAENPLTCVVLGTGRYLDELKYIKPGIR, encoded by the coding sequence ATGATTTTTGACAACCTCTACGGACTATTTTCGAACGACATGGGTATCGATCTAGGCACAGCAAACACACTCGTTCACGTGAAAGGGCAAGGTATTGTTCTCTCCGAACCATCCGTAGTAGCAGTCCAAGCTTCCACCGGAAGAGTCCTTGCGGTAGGCCAGGAAGCAAAACGAATGCTTGGTAGAACTCCGGGAGACATCGTTGCCATTCGCCCGATGAAAGACGGGGTGATTGCCGACTTTGAAACCGTGGAAAAGATGATCCGCTATTTCATCGCAAAAGTACACAATCGCACTACATTTGTAAAACCCCGCATCGTCATTGGAGTTCCTTCCGGAATTACGGAAGTGGAAAGACGTGCCGTTCGGGAATCCGCAGAGCAAGCGGGAGCGCGTGAGATCTTTCTCATCGAAGAAGCTTTGGCAGCTGCCATCGGTGCCAACATCCCGATCCATGAGCCGGCAGGAAACATGATCGTAGATATCGGAGGAGGTACCACAGAAATCGCTGTGATCTCCCTCGGTGGTATGGTGATTGCCGAGTCCATCCGTACAGGAGGGGACGAATTTGATGAAGCTATCGTAAAATATCTTCGTAACCAATACAACCTGGTTGTGGGGGAAAGAACTGCGGAAGATATCAAACTTACCATCGGAAATGCATTCGCGGACAAACGGGTGGATACAATGGAAGTAAAAGGTAGAGACGCGATCTCCGGACTCCCTCGCACACTCGAACTGGATTCCAACGAAATCAGAAAAGCACTCAAAGAACCTACCGACGAAATCCTAGACGGAATCAAATCCGTATTGGAAAGAACTCCTCCCGAACTTGCCGCCGACATCGTAGAAAGAGGAATCGTTCTTACAGGTGGTGGTTGCCTACTTCGCGGGCTAGAACACTACCTCACCAAAGAAACAGGAGTTCCGGTGTTCCGGGCCGAAAACCCGCTCACTTGCGTGGTTCTCGGAACAGGGCGTTATTTGGACGAACTCAAATACATCAAGCCGGGTATCAGATAA
- a CDS encoding Ppx/GppA phosphatase family protein, whose product MLPFSQLLKKRSGASSHEKILAAIDLGTNSFHIVIVRIRVDGTLEPITKEKESVRLGSGSGDYAVIQEDAIERGLSCLKRFKTLADSYQAEIRAVATSALREAENRDIFLDRAEKEVGLKIDVVSGNEEARLIYLGILQGLPVYDKRILMIDIGGGSTELLVGEKGEILFSTSLKLGAIRLTEKFLKKDPLGVVDLQKCRIHIESVLSAFLPQIEQWKPFQVVGSSGSITSVTSMILEGRGEKVDRLNGFEFTYDQFKEVRKSVLEADSVKKRLKIPGLDSKRADIIVGGILVLDEVLHRVKAPSVIVSDFALRDGIVYDTIESWYRHENTNLPALDNIRDKALRTVSNLYPQGKKHAEQVAKLTLQLFDDLKDLHGLGAQEREYLEAACHLHQVGLCISHHSYHKHSYYIIKNSEAMVGFSNSEIEIIALVSRYHRKGGPKGKHEEFKSLRFEDQTLVRKLSSLLRIGDGLDRSEKCLIDQVKTVRQGSKVILEMIHSKENDPHLEVWSVEEKKDLFEETFGLKLEFQAKSS is encoded by the coding sequence ATGCTACCATTCAGCCAACTTTTAAAGAAGAGAAGTGGGGCGAGTTCTCATGAAAAGATACTCGCGGCCATCGATCTGGGAACCAATTCCTTTCATATAGTCATCGTTCGCATCCGTGTCGATGGAACCCTCGAACCTATCACCAAAGAAAAAGAGTCCGTCCGATTGGGAAGCGGTAGCGGGGATTATGCGGTGATCCAGGAAGATGCGATAGAACGCGGGCTATCCTGCTTAAAACGATTTAAAACATTGGCAGATTCTTACCAAGCGGAGATCAGGGCTGTCGCCACAAGTGCGTTACGCGAAGCCGAGAATAGAGACATATTTCTTGATCGGGCGGAAAAAGAAGTCGGCTTAAAAATCGATGTGGTTTCGGGAAATGAAGAGGCAAGACTCATTTATTTGGGGATATTGCAAGGTCTTCCCGTTTACGATAAACGAATTTTAATGATCGATATCGGGGGAGGGAGTACCGAGCTACTTGTGGGAGAGAAAGGAGAGATTCTTTTTTCTACGAGTTTAAAACTCGGTGCGATCCGGCTGACGGAAAAGTTTTTGAAAAAAGATCCTTTGGGAGTTGTGGATTTGCAAAAATGCAGAATTCACATCGAATCCGTACTTTCCGCGTTTTTACCTCAGATCGAACAATGGAAACCGTTTCAAGTTGTAGGATCTTCCGGTAGTATAACTTCCGTTACATCTATGATTCTGGAAGGAAGGGGAGAAAAGGTGGACCGCTTGAACGGTTTTGAATTCACTTATGATCAATTCAAAGAAGTTCGCAAATCCGTTCTGGAAGCGGATAGCGTGAAAAAACGCCTGAAAATCCCGGGACTTGATTCCAAGCGGGCGGATATCATCGTGGGCGGGATTTTGGTGTTGGACGAAGTATTGCACCGTGTGAAAGCTCCTTCGGTGATTGTTTCCGATTTTGCACTCAGAGACGGAATTGTCTACGATACGATTGAAAGTTGGTATCGTCATGAAAACACGAATCTTCCTGCTTTGGATAATATCAGGGACAAGGCGCTTCGAACGGTCTCCAATTTGTATCCTCAAGGAAAAAAACATGCCGAGCAAGTTGCCAAACTCACCTTGCAGTTGTTTGATGATTTGAAGGATTTACACGGATTGGGGGCGCAGGAAAGAGAATATCTGGAAGCGGCTTGCCATCTTCACCAGGTAGGACTTTGTATTTCCCATCATTCCTATCACAAACATAGTTATTATATCATCAAAAACTCGGAAGCGATGGTCGGGTTTTCCAATTCGGAAATCGAAATCATCGCACTTGTTTCACGGTATCATAGAAAGGGAGGACCGAAAGGGAAACATGAGGAGTTTAAATCCCTTCGTTTCGAGGATCAAACTTTGGTAAGAAAACTTTCTTCCCTGCTTAGGATCGGAGACGGATTGGACAGGTCGGAGAAATGTTTGATCGATCAGGTGAAAACAGTTCGTCAAGGTTCCAAGGTCATCTTGGAAATGATTCATTCGAAAGAAAACGATCCGCATTTGGAAGTTTGGTCCGTAGAAGAAAAAAAAGATCTGTTTGAAGAGACGTTCGGTTTGAAGCTGGAGTTCCAAGCTAAGTCTTCCTGA
- a CDS encoding SpoIIE family protein phosphatase, with amino-acid sequence MKYLVYLTSFLAFSPVFALPIDLSKNWQVTTGWVLEVLPSSPHWIQLDALPLSDVIPKLNFKSDNIHYVTVHKSFIITNKDMEETAKDAFSLHIPYISNVYQIYINGDLVSQGGQIEEGRILKSGYRRHVIVGMDRYRLNLGWNEIRILIASAPGEELNIYRLFNDIPAKIDFASENRKIHEEYFTYMLLFLYFFVGVYHGLFYIKRKKETYNLYYALFSIFLSVYMVFRSQAIYVLELEPYLQSRMEYFVVFFIPAWLLLFTEQFFRGYLGRISLFYLVFAGVLALVQLFVTRPVSVQILLIWQISVLIFSLYTVYLIVRGVFVKNKDAKRMLFGFVVMFVAGCWDVLGSMGVLPIQNLGLLRFGFLFFVLGIAVVLANRFLRVHKEVEKLNATLEKKVEERTNDLQRTLTTVQELKVQQDGDYFLTSLLLEPLSANHSNSSLVQIESFTKQKKEFEFRNKKREIGGDIIISDVILLNGKRYTVFVNGDAMGKSMQGAGGALVLGVVFLSFIKRTQSKKEYKEKSPERWLKECFLELQSIFESFDGSMLISVVMGLVEEETGLLYYINAEHPWTVLYRDGVAGFIEDELELRKIGTKGMEGDIRIRIFPLQAEDVLFVGSDGRDDLILPQGNAENRLINEDETQFLRRVEESEGKLKDLVERLKSFGELSDDLTLVRLEWKGEPKTLQNKDDLRESARMALQTRDYESAVETLEKMLPYLPTDDEILLQLSYAYRKLKHFKKAIDLGERLRSRDPKHFRNLVHLIECYRLVRNEEKADKLLLKLGAIDSEHPQYLKLKSVSEGKPR; translated from the coding sequence ATGAAATACTTAGTCTATCTGACTTCCTTTTTGGCTTTTTCCCCTGTCTTCGCTTTACCCATCGACTTGAGCAAAAATTGGCAAGTCACTACCGGATGGGTTTTGGAAGTTTTGCCTAGTTCTCCTCATTGGATTCAATTGGACGCTTTGCCTTTGAGTGATGTTATTCCCAAATTGAATTTTAAATCAGATAATATTCATTATGTGACTGTGCATAAGAGTTTTATCATAACAAACAAGGATATGGAAGAAACCGCAAAAGATGCATTCAGCCTGCATATCCCTTATATTTCCAATGTGTACCAAATATATATCAACGGTGATTTGGTGAGCCAGGGAGGGCAGATCGAAGAAGGTCGGATTCTAAAAAGCGGATACAGAAGGCATGTCATCGTTGGAATGGATCGTTACCGGTTGAATCTCGGGTGGAACGAGATTCGGATTTTGATCGCTTCCGCCCCGGGAGAAGAACTTAACATTTACCGCTTGTTTAATGATATTCCTGCAAAGATTGATTTTGCTTCCGAAAACCGAAAAATACACGAAGAGTATTTTACTTATATGCTTCTCTTTTTGTATTTTTTCGTGGGTGTGTATCACGGATTGTTTTATATTAAAAGAAAAAAAGAAACATATAATCTGTATTATGCGCTATTTTCGATCTTTTTATCCGTCTACATGGTATTCCGTTCCCAGGCGATTTATGTTTTGGAGCTGGAGCCTTATCTTCAATCCCGCATGGAATATTTCGTAGTCTTTTTTATTCCTGCTTGGTTGCTCCTTTTTACGGAACAGTTTTTTCGGGGATACCTCGGCCGGATTTCTCTTTTTTATCTGGTTTTTGCAGGAGTTTTGGCCCTGGTTCAGCTTTTTGTTACGAGGCCAGTCTCTGTTCAGATTTTACTGATTTGGCAGATTTCCGTTCTTATTTTTTCCTTATATACGGTTTATCTGATTGTTAGGGGAGTATTTGTTAAAAACAAGGACGCAAAACGAATGTTATTTGGATTTGTCGTCATGTTTGTTGCAGGGTGTTGGGATGTTTTGGGAAGTATGGGAGTTCTTCCCATTCAGAACTTGGGACTGCTTCGATTCGGTTTTTTATTTTTTGTTTTGGGAATCGCCGTTGTACTTGCAAATCGTTTTCTTCGCGTTCACAAGGAAGTGGAAAAACTCAACGCCACCTTGGAGAAAAAAGTGGAAGAGAGAACAAATGATCTTCAAAGAACACTTACCACCGTACAGGAGTTAAAGGTACAACAAGATGGGGATTATTTTCTTACGTCTCTTTTGCTCGAACCTCTTTCTGCAAATCATTCGAATTCGAGTTTGGTTCAAATCGAATCTTTTACTAAACAAAAAAAAGAATTCGAGTTTAGAAATAAAAAAAGGGAAATCGGCGGCGACATCATCATTAGCGATGTAATCCTGTTAAATGGAAAAAGATACACCGTGTTTGTCAACGGAGATGCTATGGGTAAATCCATGCAAGGGGCAGGTGGTGCACTTGTGCTCGGAGTTGTATTTTTATCTTTTATCAAACGAACCCAGTCAAAAAAAGAGTACAAAGAAAAGTCTCCTGAACGCTGGCTGAAAGAATGCTTTTTGGAATTACAATCTATCTTCGAATCCTTTGACGGTTCGATGCTTATCTCCGTAGTCATGGGTCTTGTGGAAGAAGAAACGGGATTACTTTATTATATCAATGCGGAACATCCTTGGACAGTTCTTTATCGGGACGGCGTGGCGGGTTTTATCGAAGACGAATTGGAATTGCGCAAAATCGGAACCAAAGGGATGGAAGGTGACATTCGGATTCGCATTTTTCCATTGCAAGCGGAGGATGTATTGTTTGTAGGCTCGGATGGAAGGGACGATTTGATTTTGCCGCAAGGAAATGCGGAAAATCGCCTAATCAATGAAGACGAAACTCAGTTTTTACGCAGGGTGGAAGAGTCCGAGGGAAAATTGAAGGATTTGGTAGAAAGGCTTAAATCGTTCGGAGAACTTTCTGATGATTTAACTCTTGTTCGTCTGGAATGGAAGGGTGAGCCGAAAACACTTCAAAATAAAGATGATCTTCGGGAATCCGCACGGATGGCACTTCAAACCAGAGACTATGAATCGGCCGTAGAAACATTGGAAAAGATGCTTCCTTATTTGCCCACGGACGATGAGATTCTGCTCCAGTTGAGTTATGCCTATCGCAAACTGAAACATTTCAAAAAAGCAATCGATTTGGGAGAACGGTTGAGATCGAGAGATCCGAAACATTTTAGAAATCTGGTGCATTTGATCGAATGTTACAGGCTCGTTCGTAATGAAGAAAAAGCGGATAAGTTGTTATTAAAGTTAGGCGCTATTGATTCGGAACATCCTCAATATTTGAAATTGAAATCCGTTTCGGAAGGCAAACCAAGGTAG
- a CDS encoding leucyl aminopeptidase: MKIETSPLSFQVGNLKGNTHYKVELVFQDEVKEKLGKKFPNQVNAKVFSGDFGQELKDESEQILYIGLGEKEKLIFRKLAGLFIKYGEKVLKWNGVGLEIHIQKELTKLFSAERIAYQIANSLSIGSYPVSVLQTKKKEKTTPGSIALVFEDKKSEKEAEKGLEKSKIVAKHINGARHIAHLPANYFTPDDFVSRSKEIAKEGKLTVKVWDDPQLKKEGFGGILAVSRGSELNGKMVIIEYKPAKAKKKFAIVGKGLTFDTGGISLKPPGEMHEMKYDMCGAAAAIHAIGAIAALKAPIHVIAAIGVAENMPDGKAIKPGDVYTAYNGTTVEVQNTDAEGRLVLGDVLSYVSKTYKPDYMVDLATLTGAVIIALGHEAAGIMTNSAPLREALHKASDASDDRVWELPLWEEYGEDLKSDIADLKNITGGGKGGGTISAGVFLSKFVSEGIDWAHIDIAGAAWRKKASGTQTSGPTGYGVRLLVELANELAKK, translated from the coding sequence ATGAAAATAGAAACCTCTCCTCTCAGCTTTCAAGTAGGCAATCTCAAAGGCAATACTCATTATAAAGTCGAACTTGTTTTTCAAGACGAAGTAAAAGAAAAACTAGGCAAAAAATTTCCAAACCAGGTGAATGCGAAAGTTTTTTCGGGTGATTTCGGGCAGGAGTTAAAAGATGAATCCGAACAAATCCTTTACATCGGTCTCGGAGAAAAAGAAAAACTCATCTTTCGCAAGTTAGCTGGTCTATTTATCAAATACGGAGAAAAAGTTCTGAAATGGAACGGTGTCGGTTTGGAAATTCATATCCAAAAAGAACTCACAAAACTTTTTTCTGCGGAAAGAATCGCTTATCAAATCGCAAACTCGCTTTCCATCGGATCTTATCCTGTGAGTGTTTTGCAAACCAAGAAAAAAGAAAAAACGACTCCCGGTTCCATCGCGCTAGTATTCGAAGATAAAAAATCGGAGAAAGAAGCCGAAAAAGGTTTGGAAAAAAGCAAAATTGTCGCCAAACACATCAATGGCGCAAGACATATTGCACATTTACCCGCCAATTATTTTACCCCGGACGACTTTGTATCCCGCTCGAAAGAAATTGCCAAAGAAGGCAAACTCACCGTCAAAGTTTGGGATGATCCTCAATTGAAAAAAGAAGGTTTCGGAGGAATTCTTGCTGTTAGTCGGGGATCCGAACTGAACGGAAAAATGGTGATTATAGAATACAAACCTGCAAAAGCCAAAAAGAAATTTGCGATAGTCGGGAAAGGATTAACTTTCGACACCGGTGGAATCTCTTTGAAACCTCCCGGAGAAATGCATGAAATGAAATACGATATGTGCGGTGCCGCCGCCGCCATACACGCAATAGGTGCCATTGCCGCACTAAAAGCTCCCATCCATGTAATCGCAGCAATCGGAGTCGCGGAAAATATGCCGGATGGAAAGGCGATCAAACCGGGCGACGTTTACACTGCTTATAACGGAACTACTGTGGAAGTGCAAAACACGGATGCGGAAGGCAGACTTGTTCTTGGTGACGTTCTTTCTTATGTTTCCAAAACTTACAAACCGGACTATATGGTGGACCTCGCCACTCTTACAGGTGCCGTAATCATCGCGTTAGGTCATGAAGCTGCGGGGATTATGACAAATTCCGCTCCGCTCCGGGAAGCTTTGCACAAAGCTTCCGATGCGTCAGATGATCGGGTTTGGGAACTTCCCCTTTGGGAAGAATATGGTGAGGATTTGAAATCCGATATCGCCGATTTGAAAAATATTACGGGTGGAGGGAAAGGCGGCGGGACGATTTCAGCAGGAGTCTTTTTGTCCAAGTTTGTCTCCGAAGGAATCGATTGGGCTCATATTGATATCGCAGGCGCAGCCTGGAGAAAAAAAGCTTCTGGAACTCAAACCAGCGGCCCAACGGGATACGGAGTACGCTTGTTAGTTGAACTTGCAAACGAGCTGGCAAAGAAGTAA
- the bcp gene encoding thioredoxin-dependent thiol peroxidase: protein MAELIVGKKAPAFTAKNANDESVKLADLVGKNGVVIYFYPRDMTPGCTTEACDFRDNFARIKKLGFNVVGISKDTTKSHTKFIEKESLNFDLISDETGEICEKYGVWREKVFMGRKGLGIVRTTFILDSSLKIKKIYDKVRVKGHVEEIIKDIQEL from the coding sequence ATGGCAGAACTCATCGTAGGTAAAAAGGCACCTGCTTTTACAGCAAAAAATGCAAATGACGAATCGGTAAAACTTGCTGATTTAGTAGGCAAAAACGGAGTCGTAATCTATTTTTATCCGCGCGATATGACGCCGGGTTGTACAACGGAAGCTTGTGATTTTAGGGATAACTTCGCAAGGATCAAAAAATTAGGATTCAATGTTGTGGGAATTTCAAAAGACACCACCAAATCTCATACAAAATTCATAGAGAAGGAAAGTTTAAACTTCGATCTGATCTCGGATGAGACTGGTGAAATCTGTGAAAAGTACGGCGTTTGGCGGGAAAAGGTATTTATGGGACGCAAAGGTTTGGGAATTGTTCGAACGACTTTTATCCTGGATTCCTCTCTCAAAATCAAAAAAATCTATGACAAGGTAAGGGTCAAAGGTCACGTAGAAGAAATCATCAAAGATATTCAGGAATTATAA
- a CDS encoding potassium/proton antiporter — translation MIDSFTLQTFIVSALILFSIISSKLFFRFGFPILLIFLVFGMLAGSDGPGGLDFSDYKLAQSIGTFSLIYILFLGGLESDWEAVRNSLSVSLKLSILGTLLTALILGLLIHLLFPVLGLLESLLLGSIVSATDAASVFNIFKTGSSDLEERLKKIIEFESGSNDALGVLLTTIFINLITTDSSSFSGWYFARFFFLQIFVGVLMGYSFGLVIVYLMNTVKLGYDGLYLVFITACVPFVYSVTTIFMGNGFLAVYIAGMLIGGFKFIHKKSIFRFLNGYVWILQIGMFLCFGLLVFPSRLAQIWLPGLSIALLLIFFARPAAVFISLIGERMPTREKLFISWVGLRGASPIIMATFPIAAGIAGGDLLFHVVFFVVLISLLVQGSTVQKVARLLGILKQDSESLYRPRDFDNIEFPGMSLQEMIVPYNSKIVDKALFEIKLPAESHILLIARGEQFLIPSGNTQVKGGDVVWVLAKDEVISYIGNVFRTGDMTPMYPN, via the coding sequence ATGATCGATTCTTTCACCTTACAGACATTTATCGTTTCCGCTCTTATTCTATTTTCGATCATTTCCAGCAAACTCTTCTTTCGATTCGGATTTCCGATCCTTTTGATTTTTTTAGTCTTTGGTATGTTAGCTGGCTCTGACGGACCGGGTGGACTTGATTTTTCGGATTATAAATTAGCCCAATCCATCGGTACTTTTTCACTCATTTATATCCTATTTTTGGGTGGTTTGGAAAGCGATTGGGAAGCAGTCAGAAATTCACTTTCCGTCAGCTTAAAACTTTCCATACTGGGCACTCTTCTCACTGCTTTGATTTTGGGATTACTCATCCATCTTCTTTTTCCCGTGTTGGGATTATTGGAATCTCTATTACTCGGTTCCATTGTAAGTGCAACGGATGCGGCATCCGTATTCAATATTTTCAAAACAGGTAGCTCCGATCTTGAAGAACGTTTGAAAAAAATCATAGAATTCGAATCCGGATCCAATGATGCGCTCGGTGTATTATTAACGACTATATTTATCAACCTGATCACTACGGATAGTTCCAGTTTTTCCGGTTGGTATTTTGCCCGGTTTTTCTTTCTGCAAATATTTGTGGGAGTCCTGATGGGATACAGTTTCGGGCTTGTGATCGTGTATCTGATGAACACCGTAAAACTCGGATATGACGGTCTTTATCTGGTATTTATCACTGCTTGCGTACCTTTTGTTTATTCTGTCACGACTATCTTTATGGGCAACGGATTCCTTGCGGTCTATATTGCAGGGATGCTTATCGGAGGATTCAAATTCATTCATAAAAAATCCATATTTCGTTTTTTAAACGGATATGTTTGGATTTTACAGATCGGAATGTTTTTATGTTTCGGGCTTCTTGTTTTTCCTAGCCGCCTAGCACAAATTTGGTTGCCAGGACTTAGTATCGCTTTGTTGCTGATCTTTTTTGCAAGACCCGCCGCGGTATTCATTTCTTTGATCGGCGAAAGAATGCCCACCAGAGAAAAATTGTTTATCTCTTGGGTCGGGCTTCGGGGAGCATCGCCCATCATTATGGCAACCTTTCCGATTGCTGCGGGGATTGCCGGCGGAGACTTATTATTTCACGTTGTATTCTTTGTTGTACTCATTTCATTACTAGTCCAAGGTTCCACAGTACAGAAGGTGGCCAGACTTTTGGGAATTTTAAAACAAGATTCGGAAAGCCTCTATCGTCCCCGTGATTTTGATAATATCGAATTTCCGGGAATGAGTCTGCAGGAAATGATCGTTCCTTACAATTCCAAGATCGTAGACAAAGCCTTGTTTGAAATCAAACTTCCTGCCGAGTCTCATATACTTCTTATCGCCCGGGGGGAACAGTTCCTGATTCCTTCGGGAAATACGCAAGTGAAGGGCGGTGACGTGGTTTGGGTGCTTGCCAAGGATGAAGTCATCTCCTATATCGGAAATGTTTTCCGAACAGGAGATATGACTCCGATGTATCCGAATTAA